From one Eptesicus fuscus isolate TK198812 chromosome 21, DD_ASM_mEF_20220401, whole genome shotgun sequence genomic stretch:
- the TMEM190 gene encoding transmembrane protein 190 — protein MVGWGVPALSLFLMMQGSVDGNGIQGFFYPWSCEGDVWNRESCGGQAAIENPNLCLRLRCCYRDGICYHQRPDENMRLKHLWALSWTCAGLLFVIFSVLLYWWVKSQDMLHLPGFGKTNQHPTPWPSHSSQGKKKKTSAGSQSASQPLKGALEASGTEGEETGGED, from the exons ATGGTGGGCTGGGGGGTCCCAGCGTTGAGCCTCTTCCTGATGATGCAGGGCTCAGTAG ATGGGAATGGGATCCAGGGATTCTTCTATCCATGGA GCTGTGAGGGAGATGTGTGGAACCGGGAGAGCTGTGGGGGCCAGGCGGCCATCGAGAACCCCAATCTGTGTCTGCGCCTACGATGCTGCTACCGAGACGGCATCTGCTACCACCAGCGGCCGGACG AGAACATGCGGCTGAAGCACCTGTGGGCGCTGAGCTGGACGTGCGCGGGGCTGCTCTTCGTCATCTTCAGCGTCCTCCTGTACTG GTGGGTCAAGAGCCAGGACATGCTGCACCTCCCGGGGTTCGGGAAAACCAACCAGCACCCCACGCCGTGGCCCTCTCACTCCTCccaggggaagaagaagaagacctcGGCGGGCAGCCAGTCCGCCAGCCAGCCTCTGAAGGGCGCCTTGGAGGCCTCGGGGACCGAAGGGGAAGAGACAGGAGGGGAGGACTAG
- the IL11 gene encoding interleukin-11 produces MNSVCCLVLAALSLWPDRAAAPGPPPGPPRASPDPRAELDSAILLTRSLLADTRQLAAQLRDKFPADGDHNLDSLPTLAMSAGALGALQLPGVLTRLRADLFSYLRHVQWLRRAGGPSLRTLEPELGALQARLDRLLRRLQLLMARLALPQAPPDPPAPPLAPPASAWGGIRAAHAILGGLHLTLDWAVRGLLLLKTRL; encoded by the exons ATGAACA GTGTTTGCTGCCTGGTCCTGGCCGCGCTGAGCCTGTGGCCAGACCGAGCCGCCGCGCCAGggccgccccccggccccccgaggGCCTCCCCGGACCCGCGGGCCGAGCTGGACAGCGCCATCCTGCTGACGCGCTCCCTGCTGGCCGACACCCGGCAGCTGGCCGCGCAGCTG agaGACAAATTCCCAGCCGACGGAGACCACAACCTGGATTCTCTGCCCACCTTGGCCATGAGCGCAGGCGCGCTGGGGGCCCTGCAG CTCCCGGGCGTGCTGACGCGGCTGCGGGCCGACCTGTTCTCCTACCTGAGGCACGTGCAGTGGCTGCGCCGGGCGGGCGGCCCTTCCCTGCGGACCCTGGAGCCCGAGCTGGGGGCCCTGCAGGCCCGGCTGGACCGGCTGCTGCGGCGGCTGCAGCTCCTG ATGgcccgcctggccctgccccaggcgcCCCCAGACCCGCCGGCGCCCCCCCTGGCCCCGCCGGCCTCGGCCTGGGGAGGCATCCGGGCGGCCCACGCCATCCTGGGCGGCCTGCACCTCACGCTGGACTGGGCCGTGCGGGGCCTGCTGCTGCTCAAGACGAGGCTGTGA
- the GARIN5B gene encoding Golgi-associated RAB2 interactor protein 5B has protein sequence MNRLWNMRRVDPRPGPPTWVPILGQLQKTLRQGDYLPLRPLPMFESNFVQVTSRGAPVYVHHRSNHLTMGVAASLPGPALPDLLLIARPSEGRDCPNLILSRIIPLDLVRLYVHNLSARCLKLRLLTGRYYYLELNAPDREMAFLFDRWVRLISLLQEAPAPGAPRTLSTPLSDLAHVGPPASTWQLQDQPHRRRSATAAGPRKMLASPKQKKAKASRPRPGRGALRPEPSPAAAPSQPLQGRFRSQAVGDSVPLVWSQLEPPGAGKRSHPDPGHGSQTKTSVSAPQVRGPDPVRTSITIRTIFSIFSRSFSTPLSSSKGCSADGAAALGGLAEARSHCHSPDASLLISYKHLYVREALGGLADPDSSTLSSGSLGPATYPPNFYPDGQARPQRPVQRPWPPPSQRAPSGPAASRKAPAPLEQPQKAPAERAPSRKAPAGPAAPGGTCCPPVLASAPRKAPAPSKTPRVPAVPQEAASRPVCCQESLSLPTPSPQALTPRSRYQMACDSAAWGAGPAGSRLGTVLESRPPGGKTEPLMLVGTQQTEVTEVRAQKMSLELPGHTARRAREERVVGRAREVALDGRKGRGQVEDRVRSSREERRVDLPGFRSQATGQRRKWVKTQQLAVEGAPGAPRRPFSVDELTLARLMIMAKAKEPPLRPRRLGLPSWLFISQVSAGPPRGPEPLGPRQAATAEGAPRVARERPRWGPWVKGGVGRWVEETLGAQEAAAEPEKLPSVQRGPSKVRPRAPSAPRSSKLDRVSEAPIPLPATRWEDVPPSHTVSTPISKMEARVSRKLKREAAGTEGGPGQGPEATAGSSLEKVVPKLVELERMRNVANGMEQTEESPQVLTPWSSVLTERALPSPQQAPSPALPVAGSQTPLSRYMVQSDPVWPGPRRRALYFKKSDAGLAERRASRLQ, from the exons ATGAACCGGCTTTGGAACATGAGGCGCGTGGACCCCCGGCCGGGCCCCCCGACGTGGGTCCCCATCCTGGGCCAGCTGCAGAAGACCCTGCGGCAGGGCGACTACCTGCCCCTCCGCCCGCTGCCCATGTTCGAGAGTAACTTTGTCCAG gTGACCAGCCGAGGGGCCCCAGTGTACGTGCACCACAGAAGCAACCACCTGACCATGGGGGTGGCCGCCTCGCTGCCCGGCCCCGCGCTGCCCGACCTCCTGCTCATCGCCAGGCCCTCCGAGGGCAGGGACTGCCCCAACCTCATCCTCTCCag gaTAATCCCGCTGGACCTGGTTCGCCTCTATGTGCACAACCTGTCGGCCCGCTGCCTGAAGCTGCGCTTGCTCACCGGCCGCTACTACTACCTGGAGCTGAACGCCCCCGACAGGGAGATGGCCTTCCTGTTCGACCGCTGGGTCCGCCTCATCAGCCTGCTCCAGGAGGCCCCTGCTCCCGGGGCCCCCCGGACCCTGAGCACGCCCCTCTCCGACCTGGCCCACGTGGgcccccctgcctccacctggcaGCTCCAG GACCAGCCCCACAGGAGACGCTCCG ccacgGCTGCGGGTCCCCGCAAGATGCTGGCGTCTCCGAAGCAGAAGAAGGCCAAGGCGAGCAGGCCGCGGCCGGGCCGAGGGGCGCTGCGCCCcgagccctcccctgccgccgcCCCGTCCCAGCCCCTCCAGGGCAGGTTCAGGTCCCAGGCCGTGGGCGACTCGGTGCCGCTCGTCTGGTCGCAGCTGGAGCCCCCGGGCGCTGGGAAGAG GTCCCACCCCGACCCCGGACACGGCTCTCAGACCAAAACCTCCGTCTCTG cccccCAAGTGAGGGGGCCGGACCCAGTGAGGACCAGCATCACCATCAGGACCATCTTCAGCATCTTTTCCAGATCCTTCAGCACACCGCTGTCCTCTTCCAAG GGATGCTCGGCGGACGGGGCAGCGGCGCTCGGCGGTTTGGCTGAGGCCCGTTCACATTGTCACAGCCCTGACGCCTCCTTGCTCATCTCCTACAAGCACTTGTACGTGCGAGAGGCCCTGGGAGGCCTGGCGGACCCCGACTCCAGCACCCTGTCCTCCGGCTCCCTGGGCCCGGCCACCTACCCTCCCAACTTCTACCCGgacggccaggccaggccccagcGCCCCGTGCAGAGGCCGTGGCCTCCGCCCTCCCAGAGGGCCCCCTCGGGCCCGGCCGCCTCCCGGAAGGCTCCGGCCCCCCTCGAGCAACCCCAGAAGGCCCCAGCGGAACGGGCTCCGTCTCGGAAGGCCCCGGCGGGACCTGCTGCCCCCGGCGGGACCTGCTGCCCCCCAGTTCTGGCCTCCGCCCCCCGGAAAGCCCCAGCCCCATCGAAGACCCCACGGGTCCCTGCCGTTCCCCAGGAGGCCGCGTCGCGTCCTGTCTGCTGCCAGGAATCCCTGTCCCTGCCGACCCCATCGCCGCAGGCGCTGACGCCCCGCTCCCGCTACCAGATGGCCTGCGACTCTGCGGCCTGGGGCGCGGGGCCCGCGGGCAGCCGGCTGGGGACTGTGCTGGAGAGCCGCCCGCCCGGAGGGAAGACGGAGCCCCTGATGCTGGTGGGCACGCAGCAGACCGAGGTCACGGAGGTGCGGGCCCAGAAGATGTCCCTGGAGCTGCCCGGCCACACGGCCAGGAGGGCGCGGGAGGAGAGGGTGGTGGGCCGCGCCCGCGAGGTCGCCCTGGACGGCCGGAAGGGCCGGGGGCAGGTGGAGGACAGGGTCCGCAGCTCCAGGGAGGAGAGGCGCGTGGACCTGCCCGGCTTCCGGTCCCAGGCGACGGGGCAGCGGCGGAAGTGGGTGAAGACGCAGCAGCTGGCCGTGGAGGGGGCCCCGGGGGCGCCCAGGAGGCCCTTCTCCGTGGACGagctcaccctggccaggctgatgATCATGGCCAAGGCCAAGGAGCCGCCCTTGAGACCCCGACGGTTGGGGCTGCCGTCCTGGCTCTTCATCTCCCAGGTGTCTGCCGGGCCACCCAGGGGCCCAGAGCCCCTCGGCCCCAGACAGGCGGCCACGGCGGAGGGAGCCCCGCGGGTGGCCCGGGAGCGGCCGCGGTGGGGCCCCTGGGTGAAGGGGGGCgtgggcaggtgggtggaggAGACGCTGGGTGCGCAGGAGGCGGCGGCAGAGCCGGAGAAGCTGCCCTCGGTCCAGAGGGGCCCCTCCAAGGTGCGCCCCCGCGCCCCGAGCGCCCCCAGAAGCTCCAAGTTGGACAGAGTCTCCGAGGCCCCCATCCCTCTGCCCGCGACCAGGTGGGAGGACGTGCCGCCGTCGCACACCGTGTCGACCCCCATCTCAAAGATGGAGGCCAGGGTGTCCCGGAAGCTCAAGAGAGAGGCTGCGGGGACCGAGGGGGGCCCGGGCCAGGGCCCCGAGGCCACGGCGGGGTCGTCCTTGGAGAAGGTCGTGCCCAAGCTGGTGGAACTTGAGAGGATGAGGAACGTGGCCAACGGGATGGAGCAGACGGAGGAAAGCCCGCAGGTCCTCACGCCGTGGtccag
- the RPL28 gene encoding 60S ribosomal protein L28, with protein MSAHLQWMIVRNCSSFLIKRNKQTYSTEPNNLKARNSFRYNGLIHRKTVGVEPAPDGKGVVVIMKRRSGQRKPATSYVRTTINKNARATLSSIRHMIRKNKYRPDLRMAAIRRASAILRSQKPVMVKRKRARPTKSS; from the exons ATGTCTGCCCACCTGCAATGGATGATCGTGCGGAACTGCTCCAGCTTCCTGATCAAGAGGAACAAGCAGACGTACAGCACC GAACCCAATAACCTGAAGGCCCGCAACTCCTTTCGCTACAACGGGCTGATTCACCGCAAGACGGTGGGCGTGGAGCCGGCGCCCGACGGCAAAGGGGTGGTGGTCATCATGAAGCGGAGATCCG GCCAGCGAAAGCCGGCCACCTCCTACGTGCGCACCACCATCAACAAGAACGCCCGGGCCACCCTGAGCAGCATCCGGCACATGATCCGCAAGAACAAGTACCGCCCGGACCTGCGCATGGCCGCCATCCGCAGGGCCAGCGCCATCCTGCGCAGCCAGAAGCCCGTGATGGTGAAGAGGAAGCGGGCGCGCCCGACCAAGAGCTCCTGA
- the TMEM238 gene encoding transmembrane protein 238, which yields MAMAAAPAVCVSPGPPPGAASPPAGAPAPSSGLGRCRMALLLAVALDVAGMAALLTGVFAQLQVRGRDFGDLLIYSGALLVFMSLLGWILWYTGNIEISRQELERDYGLRPSALARLARKLSRRWSAPAAAAGPRAAPGARGACRAPRAPPPGAGSRRVRLQLATLEAAPGATGAGTE from the coding sequence ATGGCCATGGCGGCGGCGCCGGCCGTGTGCGTCTCGCCGGGCCCCCCGCCCGGTGCCGCGTCCCCGCCGGCCGGCGCGCCCGCGCCCTCGTCGGGCCTGGGCCGCTGCCGGATGGCGCTGCTGCTGGCCGTGGCGCTGGACGTGGCGGGCATGGCGGCGCTGCTGACCGGCGTGTTCGCGCAGCTGCAGGTGCGCGGCCGCGACTTCGGCGACCTGCTCATCTACTCGGGCGCGCTGCTCGTCTTCATGAGCCTGCTGGGCTGGATCCTCTGGTACACCGGCAACATCGAGATCTCCCGCCAGGAGCTCGAGCGCGACTACGGCCTGCGGCCCTCGGCGCTCGCCCGCCTGGCGCGCAAGCTGTCCCGCCGCTGGTcggcgcccgccgccgccgccggcccgcgAGCCGCGCCCGGAGCCCGGGGAGCCTGCCGGGccccccgcgcgcccccgcccGGCGCCGGCTCCCGCCGCGTGCGCCTGCAGCTCGCCACGCTCGAGGCCGCGCCCGGGGCGACGGGCGCCGGCACCGAGTGA